The Apostichopus japonicus isolate 1M-3 chromosome 10, ASM3797524v1, whole genome shotgun sequence genomic sequence aggcttgagacctatgttttagggctaggtattcgcagcataaaacactcgggaagtgccgtttccggccatctggggggtttgaaaaacccaaaattttcttgtacgctccgcgccaaccgatggtggcgctccgcttagatagtctccacatattagccccccaataatttttccgttccgtcGCGCCTGCCGTCTCTCCAtgcatcccctcccccccccccgtctcttTCACCGCAGTGCTGCTACTCTCCGTGTACGAGGGGGTACATGTACATAATATTTGAGTTGCCCTCAAGATAAGTACTAATTAATTTCACGTGTTCCAAATAtctctttttaaatattaatttgcatTTCTTTTCGCATTTTGTTCAATGTTCTGTTTTCAGGCACGTACAACGGTAAATCCACTCTGGGGTCATCTGCAACGGCGTACTACGAGTTGTGGGGAAACCTGATGCGCAAAGTTACCATGAAGAAAGGAGAAGAATATGCATCTAATACCATATTtggtatttttaaaattttatttataGTCTTAAAGAGTCTCCTTCATTTTCTATTGACATAATTCCTACACCAAACTCCGAAAAGTCCCATTAGAGTAGAAATTCGTCGAGCAGTTTGAGTAGACCTTGGTACAGTAACTTAAAcgttatttcttcttcttcttttctaaattaatgaaatggaTCTTAttttgagggaaaaaaaaatctgattgcAAGTTGGTTGCTATAGCTTTGATAAATTTCTAGAATGTGCATTATTTAGATTCATTGAATTACTATTCAAACTGATGCTGGTTCTAgacaatttaacaatttgaGTAAATTATCAGACACTAGTTTATTCATACAGGAcgaaatattttcttcttttgtcattttcttttgttttgttatgaatGCAGGGGACGGTTCGGCGTCAACATTCTGGGGCAATCGCTACTGGACTTCGTTTCATCCAAATTTAAGCCGATGTCCAGACTTTGCTATCCCATCGCTCATTCACTCCATTCAACCAGAGGCCAAAATTATTGTTGCTTTTCGTAACCCAATAGACAGGTATTATTGAGGTCCCCCAAATGACTGGCGTGCGCAGTGGggtaggtgggggtggggtaggtgGGGGTGTCCGCCATCGTCAGTCGGGAAAGAAACGTGATCTGTGAAATTCTATCTGAACAAAAGCCTTTCCAAAAGAAGTGACGAAgactatttaaaaaataataaaagtaaaagcACCGTTTTGGTCTTAATTGAGGTAGGCTATTCTTATTTACTATGTAGGCTACCACTTAGTCTCAGATTGGAATCTTAACGTTGGTTCTGCAGGAACAAACAAGTTGTAGACATATCGTGTTGGTTTAATACGACATTACAATGTTtcaaaaaaatagttttatcGAGTTGCTACGTTccaataaaatatgattttttttctgtcgtTCGACTTGCCACGTACAGCATCCTGACGACAATTTGTAAATTGTCGACTTTTTGCGTGTTTGAAAACCCGCCAAAAAATTTATAAGTTTTGACGTACGCGTTGTCTCGACAATTTCGAAGAAACTTTTCCTCAAGATTAATAAATTACTTAAAAAGTCGAAAACACGACCCCAAAAAATAGACATTTGATAATTCTATACACACGTATATGTCAATATTCAGGACTCCCATCATTTGAACTTGACTTTTAAAACAACTTTGATTAATTACCTCATTTCACCAGGTTGTTCTCAGATTATTTATACTTCTCCAGCGGGCTAACATCCTCCGAGGAATTTCATGAATCAGTTCAAGCAGGAATTGAGGAATTCCAGACATGCCTCGAAACTATTGGTGATCTACGCACCTGTGTCTATAAAGCTGACAAGTTACCTCCAGGAAGAGCAGTCGTAAGTGATGATTTATGCGTTATTTAgtctccacccccacccccatcccccattgatAGAGGGAGTGAGGGATACGTTACAGAACTATGGCGGTTTTCTCAGTGTAAGGGAGGGGGGCGGCATTCACATAACAAACTCGACAGAATGAAGTAAAATGAACGAGCTTACTCATTATCGACTTTCAATACAAACCTTCTCGCCAGGATGAATGTATAGCATGTGCAAATTCTCGTTAGGCGAATTCTGCCAATGTCCCTTAAAATGCTAAAATATTTTCCATAATCTATGTAAGAAACTCACCAATAAATCAATTTGTTTTCGACATTCTCGTTAAGTTCCGCAAAGTAAGTCAGTGTCCGAATTGAATTACGACATCAATAGTGATAAAAATGTAAGTAAATATGTAGTTCAATCTATTATTGACTAATTCATTGTAAAAATTTACCAACCTCGAAACAGGAATGTTGTACCTGCAGTAGACACTTTGTTCTCGTTCAGTTCAAATCGCTTATCGAGGAACTGGGTTAAACTTAGGAGGCCGTGTGTTGGAGTGTAGGAAGAGGGGGCTAATACAGAACTTTTAATCAAAGCGAAACATGTGCTGTAGTAAGTCCCATCATACGCGCAGATACTCCTCCCTAGCtaccaccgccccccccccccgtcgtTCATATAGCTCGTCTGGCCCGTACGAAGGCCACTCAGCAATGATGTAGAAATGTGAAAACATGTCATAGCagcgggggagggggtctatcaagggggtggggtggggggttagaCTCCACATATACTGGTCAGATTATTCGAGTATTTGTCAAACGTACgttttttaatgtaaatttcGCCTTAATCTACGAATTTTGATCTCTGATCAACTCTTGTTGTGTCCGACGACAAAACGGGATATTTACTTTATTTCCACTTGTTTTGTTATCTaatatagttttaaaaaaaaggactTCAGTTGTATAATTTATCTTTAAGAAGATTggtgtttatttaattttttatttttaacacatttacaacgaagaagaaaaactatatatatttggatGATGCCTTTTGATCTCTTAATTTCTTAAATCCCATATAGCGATTAAGAATTGGTCTCTATTCGGTCTATCTGGAAGACTGGCTGAAAATTTTTAAACCTAGTCAGCTGAGGGTCATTAGAACCGAAGATTGGAGCGTAAAGTGTCCTGAGATTCTGACCGATCTTCATCGATTTTTAGAGCTCGGTAAGAATTGTTCTTTTGacttttggaaatattttggcTCTCAGAGGAGAAAAGCTGGAGGACAGAATTACCTTCTCTGTAATGGTCTGTGATGACTCGGTGTTAAATCACATTGTTCTCTcttaagagggggggggtggggagggggagggggaggggtgtatcaCTGCCACTATACTTACCCCTCGTGCAAGAACTTTGAGCTATCATGCTGTAAAGGCTGCAAGCtttcaaaaaacaaatatgttcTCTCGCCAGATGAGCTTCCTCCCGGTGAGACGAACGACTTATGTAACAAAAAACGCCATAATGTTGGACACAGCAAGACGGTGGCGTTGTTACCGGAGACAGCGCAGCTGTTGCGTGATTTCTATTCCCCCTTTAACAAAAGACTGGCAACTATACTCGATGACGATAATTTTATATGGTAATGTAGAGATAGTACCGACGACTCATCTTGGTTTGTCAGTATAAAAATATCTAGATCAAAGTATCGCAGATTGCCGAGAAGTGGCGTGCGACGAGGACAGGAATGAGAAGAACTTGTCGTTCATGTGGAAAGGCGACGGTGTTTGGACGGATCATAGTATCACTGAGGCAGGAAGTCAAGTCAAACTTAAAACTGTATTCGTATATGGAGAACGGGGTATTGGTATAGGAGTACCAAGACACATAGTTTCGTAGAAACAGTTTGGTGTTAGTACAAGGAAGAGgattgtgtatttatttagatgAAATTAATATTTCCGGTTTCCAAGTATAATCTACCCCACTCTGGATAAAGTAATACGTTGACTATAAATGGCATCTTGAATAATCCGTATCGAGATGTTTATACGCATGCTCTCTATAGCTTACAAAGTGGTCTTGAATTTAGTCCATATACAATATCTGCTATAAATGCATTACAACACGCAATCATCAGAGAGCATACTTTACTTCAGTAAATATCTATCATGATGTCATCGTATCGCTTCTTGGAACTTTTTTAGATGAGCGGATTGATACCGACTCTGCACGTTTAATCCCCAAGGTGGCATATTTCATATAGGGTCTAATCCACCCAAGGAAGATGAGTCCCGAAAAGCAGCAGGCGATCATCTTTGAAGATATGGTATCAAACAAGATCTCTTGGTTTTTGGCTGGAATGTTGAAGTGCATGAATTGCAGTACATGTCGTGCGAAAATTGGGAAATTAGAAACatttttagaccactttaggcttacCAAGAACAGCGCGCAAGTAAATTGTTTACTGGTGAGTAAATATGCTTGTTTACATGTGACTAATAAAACTTCGCGATCTCATAGctaaaaaatctacatggtcataaTAGGGAAAATTGCAGGTGCCATGAATTGCCAACGTGTCAGCTATCCCGTGAGGGGTATAGGGTTTCGCTATTAGGAATTTCTATAAACAAACTATAGAGACCACGTGACTTTGATGACGATGTGTTAATTAATCAGGCATGTATATGGAATATGCTACCACAAATAATTAAGGGCGGTAGATAAGATATATCGCAACTCTTGTAGAGTTTTCAGGCCTTGGTATCCCAGTCCTTCAAACGTAACTTTCGATGGTTGACAGAGATTGCATATTGCAAAATTAAACCATTTTATCTCcaaagtttatttttgtttacgataataaagagaaaaaacaaccATATAGAATGCTGTGttctgaatatatatttttttcacccTTGCGATAAATACAGTTTTGTAGCCCAGTCCCTACTCTCATACTTAAATGAATGTTAGCTACATAAGCagccaaaaacaaagaaaaaagaactgaGAAGGCAAATCTCCATGGCAATAATTTAGGTGTGAGATCAGGATTAAACTCGAGGATGTGTTAATAACTCATTGTTTATTGAGAGGCTTGAACCAAAAGGGGCCGGgtatgggtgggtggggggggggggtacccatATATACATGGATTAAAATAGCCAGTGAACTTCTCCCTGATAAGAATGTCCTGAGCCAGTCGGACTGATGTCAATGTGATAAAACAGTGACGCAAACAGTGTTTGTAATAACATGTTCCATATTGTTTTCTAGTGAGTTAATGTGCGTACTATTTCTGTTGCCACAGAAACTGGTGATCGTGTCACTCAatccagggagctgctactctaacctGCTCAATCTATTGCTGTTAATACAATATATAGACTGACCCCTTCACTTTTTCTTGGAAGGGAACCTACCATGTTTAACAACTCGACATAATTCTTGCTTAGGCTAGAAGGAAACatgtaattaattaaactaCAGTACAATGATAACCCTTGTTTCacgaacaaacaaaaaaaggcaAGTGTGTGCATGTGTTAAAGAGAATGTACATTGATTTGCTTTAGGCTTTAGAAAACCTGTGTTACCTCATCTAATGCCAAAGCAAGAGGGAAAGGAGGGTAGACTCACTGTGGCAAGTGGTGGgggtaatggggggggggaggtgacaTGCCCTGGTAACGTTGGTACACCGACAGTCGTGTAAGACAATCCactttaatttgaagaaaagaaacatgccaaagaacaaaaacaaacctATTAatgacaaacaattaaattttagATACTTTGTGTAAATTAAGCCTTCACGATTTTTTACATCAGGCTGAGGGTAGACTTACTTTGacgagtgtggggggggggggcgatgggTTAGATGTCCTGGCCATATGGATACATACCGATAGTCGTGCAAGAACATTTGGATACgatttgaataaaaacaaaatccggGTACGATCACAAACCAAATTAAATTGCAACAAATACTTGGTGACATTTCTTAGACTTGCTGCAAGTCATTTGTCATCTATATGTATTCTTAAAAACTTGAATATAACCAGGCGTAAGGCATTACATATTTtcttaatacaataaaatatatcatcTGTATATTGAAACTATACACTATATTCGACATATGAGTAGTCGTATCATAAACTCCCACCAAAAtagatatttcaaaatgtttcataaagtGTTCTGTCCAGGAACCTGCACTTATACTTTCTATCGTTAGCTTTGAATGCTAAAGGTAGATTACTTTAACTCAACTCATGTGACTATGTCTGATTAGGGACTTGCACTTCAGTTGATATTATTTAGAAAtaaggaagaagaaaataaaatgaatattgataacattGTCTTGGTTAAGCTTACCTTTCTTCTACATTCGCCAGAAAaccgaatatatatataaacagattTGAAAGAAAACTTAGTCATAGCAGGAACGTAACCACCATTTTGAAATGAgaccagggggaggggggggggtggcctaAGATATTACGTCGTCCAGGGGGAGGGTTCCACCTCCACTTAAATATAACTTGGTAAAATCATAAATGGATGATTAAATGTAATATTCCGTCTGTCGGTGAAAAAAGCTGAACCACTTTGATattgtgtgtgttggggggggggggggagcggagGGGTGTTGGTAAACCCCCAGCCTTAGTACACGTAGTTACGTTCCCGAGGGATAGTTGTACAATTGATTTATCTTTACAACATTAGTAGCCCATATACGAATATAGCATAATGGCCTGTGATATGGGCGATATCACGTGAGCCATGGATATTACAACGGAGCATCATAACAGTGTAAGTGTAGGTAAACAAAAATGAACCACACATCAAAATGTTTTCGCCTAGTCTTCTGACATCTTGGGTTAAGAGGGGCGTGTAGTTAATACCACCGAGAGCACTTAACAACCTCTCCCTACCTCATAAGGTAATCATGAGTCCTGGCACGTCCATTAGGGCGGATTGTGGGTCGATACAGGTTTTACATTCTGATACTGCGACGGCGCAGACGCCGGTGGGACATACGTTTCATAGCCAACGTTATCTCGATGGACGCTGTCTAATTGGCGGTTGTTATCCGAATGCATTCTGGCTTTATTAGTAACTCTTAGTCGATAGCAAAGATAGACACACATGAAAGCTAGGATGAAGATGATTACAAGTAATATGGCTATTACAGTGATAAAGGTTATGGAATTCTTTGATCCACAATTTCCATCATCAACGCCACCATTATCGTCTAACTGTGTGGTTGAGCTGTCGATGGTCGATTTGGTCACTGCAGATGTGGTACTACTCTT encodes the following:
- the LOC139975289 gene encoding carbohydrate sulfotransferase 15-like, translating into MSALFNQRAVRLLSVAGVLFGLAVIRSVVMRYPQPLPDWSEDEKPIHLEPEALSEYPAEFIESKKNPCWVSPRGTVDCLPYFYLAGMPKCGTTDIWFKLTKHPQISVSRKEPHWWAKIRVGTYNGKSTLGSSATAYYELWGNLMRKVTMKKGEEYASNTIFGDGSASTFWGNRYWTSFHPNLSRCPDFAIPSLIHSIQPEAKIIVAFRNPIDRLFSDYLYFSSGLTSSEEFHESVQAGIEEFQTCLETIGDLRTCVYKADKLPPGRAVRLRIGLYSVYLEDWLKIFKPSQLRVIRTEDWSVKCPEILTDLHRFLELDELPPGETNDLCNKKRHNVGHSKTVALLPETAQLLRDFYSPFNKRLATILDDDNFIW